The genome window CGAAGTTACGCCTGAAGACCTGTTGAAGTTTGGCTTCATCCCGGAATTCGTCGGCCGGCTCCCTGTTTTGGCTACTTTGGCTGAGCTCAACGAGGAAGCCATGGTTCAGATCCTCAAAGAGCCGAAGAATGCCCTTATCAAGCAATATCAGAAGCTTTTTGAGATGGAGCATGTGAAACTGAAATTTACCGATGGATCGTTGGTTGCCATTGCTCGTGAAGCATTGAAACGGAAAACCGGTGCGCGTGGTTTACGGTCGATCCTCGAGAATGCAATGCTTGACATAATGTATGAAGTCCCTTCGCAAACCATGGTGAAAGAGGTTGTTATCAACGAAGACGTTATCTCCCGCAGGGAGAAGCCGATTATTGTTTACGAAAATATGGCGGAGTCAGCATGATTAATAGTGATAAACCTGTGAAAAAAACACGGCGCTCCAGCAAGAGAGGGGATCTTAAAAGATTCCCTCTCTTGCCGTTAAGGGATATTGTTGTTTTCCCCCACATGGTGGTCCCTCTTTTTGTGGGGCGTGATAAATCGGTGCGGGCTTTGGAACTGGCGGTTGAAAGCGGCAAGAACATTTTTCTCGCCGCGCAAAAAAACGCTACAACCGAAGAGCCTGCCGTTGATGAGATCTTTCAGTCGGGGACCATTTGCCAGATATTACAACTGCTGAAACTTCCTGATGGAACCGTCAAGGTCTTGGTAGAGGGGAAGACCAGGGGGGAGATTGTCGCATTTATCAACCAACGGGAATGTCTCCAGGTTGATGTTGCTGAAGTTACTGAAAAGACAGATGACTCTGTTGAAGCGGAAGCCCTGGTACGCATAGTTACCACCACTTTTGAGAGTTATCTGAAGCTCACCAATAATGCCCCACAGGAAACACTTGAAGCATTGCGTAGCATAAAAGAGCCGGCATTACTTGCAGATAATCTTGTTTCGCATATAGCTTTAAAGCTGCCCGACAAACAAGAACTCCTGGCAATGGCTTCGCCGGTTGACAGGTTGGAAAAGTTGTTGGTTTTCATGGAGGGTGAGATAGAAATCCTCCAGATTGATAAGAAAATTCGTAGTCGAGTTAAAAAGCAGATCGAAAGAACCCAGCGAGAGTATTATCTCAACGAGCAGATGCGGGCCATTCAAAAAGAACTAGGCAGCAAGGATGATTACAAGCAGGAGTTGAAAGAGCTCGAAGATAAAGCGCAAAATCTGCCCCTGACAGAAGAGGCACGTACCAAGGCATTGACAGAATTGAAAAAATTGCACCATATGTCTCCTATGTCTGCAGAAGCAGCTGTTCTCAGGAATTATCTCGACTGGCTCTTTGCGCTGCCTTGGGGAAAATTCGCTGATGAGAAGTCTGACTTGCACGTTGCTGAGCAGGTACTCAATACTGATCATTATGGCCTGGATAAGGTTAAGCAGCGGATTCTGGAATTTCTGGCAGTGCACTCCCTTGTGAACTCGATAAAAGGCCCAATCCTGTGCTTTGTCGGTCCTCCTGGTGTTGGGAAAACCTCACTTGCTCGTTCAATATCTCGGGCGACAGGTCGTGATTTTGTAAAGATGTCTCTGGGCGGTGTCAGAGACGAAGCGGAGATTCGTGGCCATCGCCGGACGTATGTAGGGTCTATGCCGGGGAAGATTATCCAAAGTCTGAAAAAGGTCGGTAGCAATAATCCGGTTTTTCTTCTTGATGAAATAGATAAGCTCTCCTCCGATTTTCGCGGTGATCCTGCTTCCGCTCTTTTGGAGGTCCTTGACCCAGAACAGAATAATGCGTTTTCAGATCATTTCATGGATCTCGATTATGATCTTTCAAAGGTAATGTTCATTACAACCGCAAACTCGCTGCATTCAATACCGCGTCCTCTACTCGATCGTTTGGAGGTGATCAAGCTGGACGGCTATACAGAGCAGGAAAAGTTGCATATTGCTAAAGAGTATCTGGTGAAAAAACAATTACATTCACATGGGTTGCACGACCATGAGGTACAGTTCAACGAGAGTGCCCTTGCTGAAATTATTCGTTATTACACGCGTGAAGCAGGGGTACGCAATCTTGAACGAGAGATTGCAGGGATATGCCGTAAAGTTGCCAGGTCTATTGTTGCAGGTGCAAAAAGGAAATTTATCATCAAGCCCACGCAAGTCCGGGAATTACTCGGTGGCCGTAAATTTACCAGAACCTGTCACAAACATTCCGATTCGATTGGTGTGGTAACAGGCCTTGCCTGGACAGAGGCCGGTGGTGACCTTCTGAGCATAGAGGTCGCTGTCCTGGCAGGAAGCGGTAAACTGACCATCACGGGGAAACTCGGTGAAGTCATGCAGGAATCGGCGCATGCCGCATTGAGCTATGTCCGATCCCGTGCACAACTGCTTGGGTTGAGCAGGGACTTTTATCGCAACTATGATCTGCATATTCATGTCCCAGAAGGAGCTATCCCTAAGGACGGTCCTTCGGCAGGAATTACTATGGCGACTGCAATTGCTTCGGCTTTAACAGGAGTACCCGTTCGCAACGAAATCGCCATGACCGGTGAGATCACATTACGCGGTCGAGTGCTTCCCATAGGTGGAGTTAAGGAAAAACTTCTTGCAGCTCGACGAGCTCAGGTAAAGATGGTAATTCTCCCCTATGAAAACGAAAAGGATCTGCTTGAAATCCCCGCCGATCTCCGTAAAGGAATATCGGTTCGCCTTGTGAATCATATGGATGAGGTTCTCGTTCATGCACTCAAGAGCGGGTTCAGTTCTTCATGGCATATAAAGCAGGGTGATGTTGATGGGAAGCCACGGCCAGTTGCACCAATTTCACATTGATTGTGTGGCAAAAAATGCCTTGACACAGTAGACGTGCCTTTGCTATAAATCAGCTTCTTTTGAAGCGCCTGGTACGGGGTCGTAGTTAAGTCGGTTATAACGCCGGCCTGTCACGCCGGAGGCCGCGGGTTCGAGTCCCGTCGACCCCGCCATTTAACAGGGCGAATAGCTCAGCTGGGAGAGCGCCAGCCTTACAAGCTGGATGTCACAGGTTCGATCCCTGTTTCGCCCACCAATTTGTATGTTATTGTTGTGCAGTTCCAGGGGGTCGTAGTTAAGTCGGTTATAACGCCGGCCTGTCACGCCGGAGGCCGCGGGTTCGAGTCCCGTCGACCCCGCCAATTAGTTTGAGGTCATGGTTAACGCCATGGCCTTTTTATTTTTGTGCTGGATGCCACTTTCCCCTTCTACTTGACTTGCCGAATGTAAATCGACTATTCTTCTTGAAATACCTGTGAAAGAGGGTTCTATGCGATTTTTCCTGGCCTTACTGTTGATGTTCTGTCTTTTCTGTGGTTGGGGTACTGCCAATGCCGGAGACGGTGCGAGTGTCGTAGCAATTGTGAACGGAGCCGAACTCACAAAGGCTGAACTCAATCAAGAGATATCGAAAATCATTCCCTTGGAACGCTCCTTCCATGGTGGTGTATCCCCCGAAAAAATGAAAGAGATCGAAAAAAAGGCCATGAATGTCCTCGTAGATATGGAATTACAGTATCAAGACGCTTTAGATAAGAAAATGAAATTATCAAAAGCTGAACTGGAGATGGAAATAGGTACGTTGGTCGCGAAATTCCCTACCTTGGAGGAATATGAAAAGGCGGTTGCGAGTGCGGGATTTTCAGAAAAGTCAATGACCAGATTTGTAGAAAGGAATACTCTTTCCAAGAAGATCAATCTCAAAGAGGTTGACGACAGGATCAATGTGACTGATGTACAGGTAGCAAAATATTATCAGGAGAATAGTACAAAATACAAAAAGCCGGAAGAGTACCGGGCTAGCATAATACTCGTCAAGGTGCCACCATCGTCAACAGCCTCCCAACGTGCGGAATACAGGAAAAAAATTGAGGATTTACTGCAGAAGATCCAGAATGGTGCGGTGTTTGCCGATATTGCCGCAGCGTATTCCGATGATATGACGCGTATCAAGGGCGGAGATCTTGGCGTTATGCATGCCGGACAGATGGAAGAAGAGTTCGAGAAGCAGATTAAGTCCATGAAAATTGGGGAAGTGAGTGGCGTTGTGGAGTCTCTCAAGGGTTTTTATCTGGTGAAGCTTGATGATAAGAAGGAGCCGCGCCAGATTCCTTTTGATGAAGCAAAGGAAAAGATCAAAAAGCAGCTGACCACGCAAGAGCGTGAACGACTTTTCAATGAATGGATGGATGGTTTACGGGGAAAGGCCAAGATTATCTATCCTACTGCTAAAGGTTAACGTCGTTGAAAACAGTCGTAGTTATACCGACTTACAATGAGCGGGACAATATTGAAAAATTGGTCGCTGAGGTTTTACGTCAGGATGACGGGATACATGTCTTGATCGTTGATGACAACTCTCCGGACGGCACCGGTGAGATAGCCGATGGCATTGCTTCTGCTCAAGATCGAGTGAGTGTTCTGCATAGAGCGGGCAAATTGGGGCTTGGCTCAGCTTATCGGGAAGGTTTTCGTATCGCCATAGGCATGCAGGCTGATTACATAGTGGAAATGGATGCTGATTTTTCTCACGATCCAGCTATTCTTCCAGAGTTTATCGCAATG of Geobacter sp. contains these proteins:
- a CDS encoding endopeptidase La, which encodes MINSDKPVKKTRRSSKRGDLKRFPLLPLRDIVVFPHMVVPLFVGRDKSVRALELAVESGKNIFLAAQKNATTEEPAVDEIFQSGTICQILQLLKLPDGTVKVLVEGKTRGEIVAFINQRECLQVDVAEVTEKTDDSVEAEALVRIVTTTFESYLKLTNNAPQETLEALRSIKEPALLADNLVSHIALKLPDKQELLAMASPVDRLEKLLVFMEGEIEILQIDKKIRSRVKKQIERTQREYYLNEQMRAIQKELGSKDDYKQELKELEDKAQNLPLTEEARTKALTELKKLHHMSPMSAEAAVLRNYLDWLFALPWGKFADEKSDLHVAEQVLNTDHYGLDKVKQRILEFLAVHSLVNSIKGPILCFVGPPGVGKTSLARSISRATGRDFVKMSLGGVRDEAEIRGHRRTYVGSMPGKIIQSLKKVGSNNPVFLLDEIDKLSSDFRGDPASALLEVLDPEQNNAFSDHFMDLDYDLSKVMFITTANSLHSIPRPLLDRLEVIKLDGYTEQEKLHIAKEYLVKKQLHSHGLHDHEVQFNESALAEIIRYYTREAGVRNLEREIAGICRKVARSIVAGAKRKFIIKPTQVRELLGGRKFTRTCHKHSDSIGVVTGLAWTEAGGDLLSIEVAVLAGSGKLTITGKLGEVMQESAHAALSYVRSRAQLLGLSRDFYRNYDLHIHVPEGAIPKDGPSAGITMATAIASALTGVPVRNEIAMTGEITLRGRVLPIGGVKEKLLAARRAQVKMVILPYENEKDLLEIPADLRKGISVRLVNHMDEVLVHALKSGFSSSWHIKQGDVDGKPRPVAPISH